One Halobaculum roseum DNA segment encodes these proteins:
- a CDS encoding NAD(P)/FAD-dependent oxidoreductase, which yields MSDPDSVAVVGGGIVGSAAAHRLAREGVDTVLFDRRDDGRATDAGAGIVAPATSSRTDSAAWFALAREAAAHYPDLVADLEADGVTDHGYDSCDLLSVAVDPDEVEAFEAAKRRTQRRSETDGTPSPDTFEEISVERARELFPPLSDAERAMVYRDQGRVDGRTFASALRSAGERHGLSVEHADVTDIALESRPGGTDDTTVAGVVVEGERRAFDAVVIAGGAWSGTFADALGVAIPVEPQRGQIVHLAVDADTADWPIVSPFRHKYMVSWPGGRVAVGATREDDTGFAPRATVAGLHDVYGEALRVADGLADAEPVETRVGLRPVSRDGLPVLGAAPDVEGAYLATGHGPTGLTLGPYSGALVADLVRGVDPEADLSAFDPERFR from the coding sequence ATGAGCGACCCGGACTCGGTCGCGGTCGTCGGCGGCGGCATCGTCGGCTCGGCGGCGGCACACCGACTCGCGCGCGAGGGCGTCGATACCGTCCTGTTCGATCGGCGGGACGATGGACGGGCGACCGACGCCGGCGCCGGGATCGTCGCGCCGGCGACGAGCAGCCGGACGGACTCGGCGGCGTGGTTCGCCCTCGCCCGCGAGGCGGCGGCGCACTACCCGGACCTCGTCGCCGACCTCGAAGCCGACGGCGTCACCGACCACGGCTACGACTCGTGTGACCTCCTCAGCGTCGCCGTCGACCCCGACGAGGTCGAGGCGTTCGAGGCGGCCAAACGGCGGACTCAGCGGCGATCCGAGACGGACGGAACGCCGTCGCCGGACACGTTCGAGGAGATATCCGTCGAGCGCGCACGCGAGCTGTTCCCGCCGCTGTCGGACGCCGAGCGCGCGATGGTGTACCGCGACCAGGGACGGGTCGACGGGCGGACGTTCGCGAGCGCGCTGCGGAGCGCCGGGGAGAGACACGGGCTCTCGGTCGAACACGCCGACGTGACCGACATCGCGCTCGAGAGCCGACCCGGGGGAACGGACGACACGACGGTCGCCGGGGTCGTCGTCGAGGGCGAACGCCGGGCGTTCGACGCGGTCGTGATCGCCGGCGGGGCGTGGTCGGGCACGTTCGCGGACGCGCTCGGGGTTGCGATCCCCGTCGAGCCCCAGCGCGGGCAGATCGTCCACCTCGCGGTCGACGCCGACACGGCCGACTGGCCGATCGTCAGCCCGTTCCGGCACAAGTACATGGTGTCGTGGCCCGGCGGCCGGGTCGCCGTCGGCGCGACGCGGGAGGACGACACCGGATTCGCTCCGCGGGCGACCGTCGCGGGGCTCCACGACGTGTACGGCGAGGCGCTGCGCGTCGCCGACGGGCTCGCCGACGCGGAGCCGGTCGAGACGCGGGTCGGGCTCCGCCCGGTCTCGCGCGACGGCCTGCCGGTCCTCGGGGCGGCCCCCGACGTCGAGGGGGCGTACCTCGCCACGGGACACGGCCCGACCGGACTCACGCTCGGCCCGTACAGCGGCGCGCTCGTCGCCGATCTCGTTCGTGGCGTCGACCCGGAGGCGGACCTGTCCGCGTTCGATCCGGAACGGTTCCGCTGA
- a CDS encoding IMPACT family protein, with protein MATPDPYRTVGDRASAEFTVQGSRFIGHLAPADTVAAAEAFIEEVRSEYDDATHNVPAYRVPAGDGPSKSPGEVMLREYSSDDGEPTGSAGKPALNVLEQGEVRNVVAVVTRYYGGTNLGVGGLARAYSRAVKEGLEAAGVVEEEPHERIALTVAYDDSGTVRGILESTGVEFDADYDAEVTFEARVPVADAPDLRDRLRSATSGRVDIG; from the coding sequence ATGGCGACCCCCGACCCGTACCGCACCGTCGGCGACCGCGCGTCCGCGGAGTTCACGGTGCAGGGGTCGCGGTTCATCGGCCACCTCGCCCCCGCCGACACCGTCGCGGCGGCGGAGGCGTTTATTGAGGAGGTGCGCTCGGAGTACGACGACGCGACGCACAACGTCCCCGCCTACCGCGTCCCCGCGGGCGACGGACCGTCGAAGTCGCCGGGCGAGGTGATGCTCCGGGAGTATTCGAGCGACGACGGCGAGCCGACCGGCTCCGCCGGAAAGCCGGCGCTGAACGTCCTCGAACAGGGGGAGGTCCGCAACGTCGTCGCCGTCGTCACGCGCTATTACGGCGGGACGAACCTCGGCGTCGGCGGTCTCGCGCGGGCCTACTCCCGCGCGGTGAAGGAGGGACTCGAGGCCGCCGGCGTCGTCGAGGAGGAACCCCACGAGCGCATCGCGCTCACGGTCGCGTACGACGACTCCGGGACGGTTCGGGGGATCCTCGAATCGACGGGCGTCGAGTTCGACGCCGACTACGACGCCGAGGTGACGTTCGAGGCGCGCGTTCCCGTCGCCGACGCGCCCGACCTCCGCGACCGGCTGCGCTCGGCGACGAGCGGCCGGGTCGACATCGGATAA
- a CDS encoding amino acid-binding protein, which translates to MFDEILGKFEGSPGQQAVVRLLLARGFSVNEEGRVVSGGIEIPDTGIAREAGVDRRVVDATTTAIREDEQLRRIFANITSVPSLMDLAPVLGLTVLTVEVGDPDAAGIVAEITGMLADAGLSLRQVLSDDPEFADEPKLYLITDEELPGDLLVSIRELPYVRSVEF; encoded by the coding sequence ATGTTCGACGAGATCCTGGGAAAGTTCGAGGGGTCGCCGGGACAGCAGGCGGTGGTGCGGCTCCTGCTCGCGCGCGGGTTCTCAGTGAACGAGGAGGGGCGCGTCGTCTCCGGCGGGATCGAGATCCCCGACACCGGGATCGCCCGCGAGGCGGGGGTCGACCGCCGGGTCGTCGACGCGACGACGACCGCGATCCGCGAGGACGAGCAGCTGCGGCGGATCTTCGCCAACATCACCTCGGTGCCGAGCCTGATGGACCTGGCGCCGGTGCTCGGGCTCACCGTGCTCACCGTCGAGGTCGGCGACCCCGACGCCGCCGGCATCGTCGCCGAGATCACCGGGATGCTCGCGGACGCCGGGCTCTCGCTTCGACAGGTGCTCTCGGACGACCCCGAGTTCGCCGACGAGCCGAAACTGTACCTCATCACCGACGAGGAGCTGCCGGGCGATCTGCTCGTGTCGATCCGCGAGCTGCCGTACGTCCGCAGCGTCGAGTTCTGA